A window from Streptomyces sp. NBC_00299 encodes these proteins:
- a CDS encoding DeoR/GlpR family DNA-binding transcription regulator: MSRDARWKALLELLVERGRLDVEEAAGELEVSAATIRRDFDQLAEQQMLVRTRGGAVVHGVSYELPLRYKTARHASEKQRIAKAVADIIAPGEAVGLTGGTTTTEVARALAVRSDLAAGSPALTVVTNALNIANELAVRPQFKIVVTGGVARPQSYELIGPLADGVLSQITIDVAVLGVVGFDVTHGAAAHDEAEAAINRLLCERAERVVVAADSSKLGQRAFARICAAEAVNTLVTDTAADPETLRRFEEAGLRVVAV; encoded by the coding sequence ATGTCGCGCGACGCCCGCTGGAAGGCGCTGCTGGAGCTGCTCGTGGAGCGGGGCCGGCTGGACGTCGAGGAGGCGGCCGGCGAGCTTGAGGTCTCGGCCGCCACGATCCGCCGCGACTTCGATCAGCTCGCCGAGCAGCAGATGCTGGTGCGGACACGGGGTGGGGCGGTCGTACACGGAGTGTCGTACGAGCTGCCGCTGCGCTACAAGACGGCCCGGCACGCCTCCGAGAAGCAGCGCATCGCCAAGGCGGTGGCCGACATCATCGCCCCCGGCGAGGCGGTCGGGCTGACCGGCGGTACGACGACGACCGAGGTGGCGCGTGCCCTGGCCGTGCGCAGCGACCTCGCGGCCGGGTCGCCCGCACTGACCGTCGTCACCAACGCGCTCAACATCGCCAATGAACTGGCCGTGCGTCCCCAGTTCAAGATCGTGGTCACCGGCGGGGTGGCGCGCCCGCAGTCGTACGAGCTCATCGGGCCGCTCGCGGACGGGGTGCTGTCCCAGATCACGATCGACGTGGCGGTTCTCGGCGTCGTCGGCTTCGACGTCACGCATGGCGCCGCCGCGCACGACGAGGCGGAGGCCGCGATCAACCGGCTGCTGTGCGAACGCGCCGAGCGCGTGGTCGTGGCCGCGGACTCCAGCAAGCTGGGCCAGCGGGCGTTCGCTCGGATCTGCGCGGCCGAAGCGGTGAACACGCTGGTCACGGACACGGCTGCCGATCCGGAGACCCTGCGCCGCTTCGAGGAGGCGGGCCTGCGGGTCGTCGCGGTCTGA
- a CDS encoding iron-siderophore ABC transporter substrate-binding protein produces MSRKLLSTLLTVALAAALAACGSVEDDSNASADASDDAKADSSSAFPVSIKHKFGTTKVTKAPERIVVIGNGGTDDIDALYALGVTPVAVSKDALSKDGVYPWLKDRIDTEKTELLDTLTAVDYEKVASLQPDLILATSDFTLDKDYKKLAAVAPTIGYETAWGQQTWQEHVQVVAKAVGKEEQGAQVIKATEDSITAVKAKHPKLEGKTYSLSIGNTPAKIFTIASEDDFAAKLMSEVGMALPPAVKNIKTVNGSPTGELSFEQLDKLDADLVVIAFTTPDLKKAFEASDLVKNMSAVKEDRYVVTDVATVSQLRSPSALGVPWALDNLEPGFKKLD; encoded by the coding sequence ATGTCGAGAAAGCTTCTCAGCACCCTTCTCACCGTCGCCCTCGCGGCCGCCCTGGCAGCCTGCGGCTCCGTCGAAGACGACTCCAACGCCTCCGCCGACGCCTCCGACGACGCGAAGGCGGACTCCTCGTCCGCCTTCCCGGTGTCCATCAAGCACAAGTTCGGCACCACGAAGGTCACCAAGGCGCCGGAGCGGATCGTGGTGATCGGCAACGGCGGCACCGACGACATCGACGCCCTGTACGCCCTGGGCGTCACGCCGGTCGCCGTCTCCAAGGACGCCCTCAGCAAGGACGGCGTCTACCCGTGGCTGAAGGACAGGATCGACACCGAGAAGACCGAGCTCCTCGACACCCTGACCGCCGTCGACTACGAGAAGGTCGCGTCCCTCCAGCCGGATCTGATCCTCGCCACCTCCGACTTCACCCTGGACAAGGACTACAAGAAGCTCGCCGCGGTGGCGCCGACCATCGGCTACGAGACGGCCTGGGGGCAGCAGACCTGGCAGGAGCACGTCCAGGTGGTCGCCAAGGCCGTCGGCAAGGAGGAGCAGGGCGCGCAGGTCATCAAGGCGACCGAGGACAGCATCACCGCGGTGAAGGCGAAGCACCCGAAGCTGGAGGGCAAGACCTACAGCCTGTCGATCGGAAACACTCCGGCCAAGATCTTCACCATCGCCTCCGAGGACGACTTCGCCGCCAAGCTGATGAGCGAGGTCGGAATGGCCCTGCCCCCGGCGGTGAAGAACATCAAGACGGTCAACGGCAGCCCCACGGGTGAACTGTCCTTCGAACAGCTCGACAAGCTCGACGCCGACCTGGTCGTCATCGCGTTCACCACGCCGGACCTGAAGAAGGCCTTCGAGGCCAGTGACCTGGTGAAGAACATGTCCGCGGTGAAGGAGGACAGGTACGTCGTGACCGACGTCGCGACCGTCAGCCAGCTGCGCAGCCCGTCCGCGCTCGGCGTCCCGTGGGCGCTGGACAACCTGGAGCCCGGGTTCAAGAAGCTCGACTGA
- a CDS encoding isochorismatase family protein gives MTPASIFPYVMPTPAMLPEDTTGWALDPGRVALVVLNLQRRFVRVLDQEGAPVAQLLGNTARLVRAAHAAGVPVIHSVPAGERGPALYVRRPAGTDGPADRDGEAFAEQVEPRTGDAVLTARKHSAFARTRLDSRLRDLKRDQVVITGLFARVGVLMTAADAWVQDLEPFVVADAVADASAGSHEFALEWVADTCGVVTSTDRVVAVLDPAAPAAEAV, from the coding sequence ATGACGCCTGCGTCGATCTTCCCGTACGTCATGCCGACGCCCGCGATGCTGCCCGAGGACACCACCGGGTGGGCCCTCGATCCGGGTCGCGTGGCCCTGGTGGTGCTCAACTTACAGCGGCGCTTCGTGCGCGTGCTGGACCAGGAGGGCGCCCCGGTCGCCCAACTCCTCGGGAACACCGCCCGGTTGGTGCGCGCGGCGCATGCCGCGGGCGTGCCCGTCATTCACTCGGTGCCCGCCGGGGAACGCGGACCCGCCCTGTACGTACGGCGGCCCGCCGGGACGGACGGGCCGGCCGACCGGGACGGCGAGGCCTTCGCCGAGCAGGTCGAGCCACGTACCGGGGACGCCGTGCTCACGGCACGCAAGCACAGCGCGTTCGCCCGGACCCGGCTGGACAGCCGGTTGCGTGACCTGAAGCGGGACCAGGTCGTGATCACGGGGCTGTTCGCCCGGGTCGGGGTGCTGATGACCGCCGCCGACGCCTGGGTGCAGGACCTGGAGCCCTTCGTCGTCGCGGACGCCGTGGCCGACGCGTCGGCCGGCAGCCATGAGTTCGCGCTCGAGTGGGTGGCGGACACGTGCGGGGTGGTGACGTCCACGGATCGGGTGGTGGCCGTTCTCGACCCCGCCGCGCCCGCGGCGGAAGCGGTCTGA
- a CDS encoding glycoside hydrolase family 15 protein — translation MSTTPIETGTPGASRYVPIADHGLIGDLRSVALVGIDGTIDWYCCPSFDAPSVFAAILDAERGGCFELAASVPARTKQFYFPDTNVLITRFFTEDGVGEVQDFMPVDDDVAEVERHRLIRRVVCVRGSIPFRTRIAPRFEYGTRQHTVRMEGEVAVFESEELAVGLTSTVPLEIDGPDVHGEFKLSQGDSAVLALDRISGALGLKRCARAEAERQFNSTVAYWRNWLSASKYRGRWREMVHRSALTLKLLTYAPTGAIVAAPTTSLPEQLGGERNWDYRYMWVRDAAFCVYAMLRLGFTTEAEAFMKFLTEHVSRGDGSPTGPLQIMYGIDGRTDLSERELDHLEGYLGSAPVRVGNAASDQLQLDIYGALIDSIYLYDKWAQPISSDQWDNVCALVEWVCENWDQPDEGIWETRGGRKNFLYSRLMCWVAIERGIRMANRRGLPADLPRWQECRDRIYRRIMSRCWSETRKAFVQCEDSDVLDASVLMMPMAKFIAPTDPKWLSTLDALTEDLVSDSLVYRYDPEASPDGLRGDEGTFSICSFWYVEAMVRAGRVDEAQLAFEKMLTYANHLGLYAEEISHTGEQQGNFPQAFTHLSLISAAFNLDRALG, via the coding sequence ATGAGCACTACTCCGATCGAGACGGGCACACCGGGGGCGTCGCGGTACGTGCCGATCGCCGATCACGGCCTGATCGGCGATCTGCGCAGCGTGGCCCTCGTGGGCATCGACGGCACGATCGACTGGTACTGCTGCCCGTCCTTCGACGCACCCAGCGTCTTCGCGGCGATCCTGGACGCCGAGCGGGGCGGCTGCTTCGAGCTGGCGGCCTCCGTGCCGGCGCGGACCAAGCAGTTCTACTTCCCCGACACGAACGTCCTGATCACCAGGTTCTTCACCGAGGACGGCGTCGGCGAAGTGCAGGACTTCATGCCGGTCGACGACGATGTGGCCGAGGTCGAGCGGCACCGGCTGATCCGACGCGTGGTGTGCGTACGCGGCTCGATCCCGTTCCGTACGCGCATCGCACCCCGCTTCGAGTACGGCACCCGGCAGCACACCGTCCGCATGGAGGGCGAGGTGGCGGTCTTCGAGTCGGAGGAGCTGGCGGTCGGGCTGACCTCCACCGTGCCGCTGGAGATCGACGGGCCGGATGTGCACGGCGAATTCAAGCTCTCCCAGGGCGATTCGGCGGTGCTGGCGCTGGACCGGATCAGCGGGGCGCTCGGGCTGAAACGGTGCGCGCGGGCCGAGGCCGAGAGGCAGTTCAACAGCACGGTGGCCTACTGGCGGAACTGGCTGTCCGCCTCCAAGTACCGGGGCCGCTGGCGGGAGATGGTGCACCGCTCCGCACTCACCCTGAAGCTGCTCACCTACGCGCCCACCGGTGCCATCGTGGCCGCGCCGACGACGAGCCTGCCCGAGCAGCTCGGCGGCGAACGCAACTGGGACTACCGGTACATGTGGGTGCGCGACGCCGCGTTCTGCGTGTACGCGATGCTGCGGCTGGGCTTCACGACCGAGGCCGAGGCCTTCATGAAGTTCCTGACCGAGCACGTCAGCCGGGGGGACGGCTCGCCCACGGGTCCGTTGCAGATCATGTACGGCATCGACGGCCGCACCGATCTGTCCGAGCGTGAACTCGACCACCTGGAGGGCTATCTCGGCTCGGCTCCGGTGCGTGTCGGCAACGCCGCCTCCGACCAGCTCCAGCTCGACATCTACGGCGCGTTGATCGACTCGATCTACCTCTACGACAAGTGGGCGCAGCCCATCTCCAGCGACCAGTGGGACAACGTGTGCGCGCTGGTGGAGTGGGTGTGCGAGAACTGGGACCAGCCGGACGAGGGCATCTGGGAGACCCGCGGCGGACGCAAGAACTTCCTGTACTCGCGGCTCATGTGCTGGGTGGCGATCGAGCGGGGCATCCGCATGGCCAACCGCCGCGGGCTGCCCGCCGATCTGCCGCGCTGGCAGGAGTGCCGGGACAGGATCTACCGGCGGATCATGAGCCGGTGCTGGTCCGAGACCCGCAAGGCCTTCGTCCAGTGCGAGGACAGTGACGTACTGGACGCGTCCGTACTGATGATGCCGATGGCGAAGTTCATCGCACCGACCGACCCGAAGTGGCTGTCCACGCTCGACGCCCTCACCGAGGACCTGGTGTCCGACTCACTGGTCTACCGTTATGACCCGGAGGCGAGCCCCGACGGACTGCGCGGCGACGAGGGCACCTTCTCCATCTGCTCGTTCTGGTACGTCGAGGCCATGGTCCGCGCCGGCCGGGTCGACGAGGCGCAGCTGGCCTTCGAGAAGATGCTGACGTACGCCAACCATCTGGGCCTGTACGCCGAGGAGATCAGCCACACGGGCGAGCAACAGGGCAATTTCCCGCAGGCGTTCACCCATCTCTCCCTGATCAGTGCGGCGTTCAACCTGGATCGCGCCCTGGGCTGA
- a CDS encoding amino acid adenylation domain-containing protein produces MTQHHPTADELLRSVTDTFGSEAAPSDDDSLIAWGLDSITLMKIAGGWRKQGVRVSFAELAKEPTLRAWRELLAAHVPAAAQPAERTPALPPPAPEPREPFPLAVMQHAYWIGRGDETTLGSVAAHLYVEFDGSGVDPERLAAAVRALAARHGMLRARFTDDGRQQILPELAPPATVVNDLRTLDADAATAALEDVRHSASHARLDVAAGEVFSVQLSLLPDGASRLHVDVDMLAADALSYRVLLSDLAKLYESPAASLPPIRTSYPEYLAERTDVRRLSREQAQQWWQRRIPELPSAPELPLVPEPERTDPTRVTRRHHWLPPEEKRRLTARAHQHGLTPAMAVATAFSEVLAAWSGQPRFLLNVPMFDRRGSHPDVDLLVGDFTSSVLLDVDLVEPGSFTEHARRLQDRMHTDAAHSDYSGVEVLRDLSRQNGEQVLAPVVFTSALNLGELFDSGVRKSFGKPVWIISQGPQVLLDAQVTEVDAGLLVNWDVREDAFPAGMVDAMFAAFHGLVTRLGTDDTVWEQPLPALLPAEQSAVRAKVNATEGPRTHRLLHQGFFERAAEQPDAPALLWASEGALSYGELADRALRTAGALVERGVRAGDTVAVSLPKGPDQLTAVLGVLAAGAAYVPVGVEQPAARRDRIRTTAGFRVALTDGRPREGLDAVPLAEAVRSAPLTEPVPVDEEQPAYVLFTSGSTGEPKGVEVPHRAAMNTIDDLNDRFGVGTSDRCLALSALDFDLSVYDIFGLLSAGGAVVLVDDGDRREASQWADLVRTHVVTVLNCVPSLLDMLLLATAPGELTGLRVVLLGGDWVGTDLPGRLAERAPGCRFTGLGGTTETAIHSTVCEVTVPQVPSHWRAVPYGTPLRNVRCRVVDVHGRDCPDWVPGELWIGGEGVALGYRADPSRTAEKFTEADGLRWYRTGDLARYWPDGTLEFLGRRDHQVKVRGFRIELGEVEAALAGHPAVRRAVAGLTRGQGVQLAAAVAADAGTAEEELREWARSVLPPHMVPARIAVAEELPLTSNGKLDRRAVQELWQVADTDTHRAPGTALETVVARVWQDVLGVERVGLDDGFFALGGDSVLATVIVGRLREALDTSEVTVRSLFATLTAGGMAKRLSAEEETPGRLEQVAAIHLEIEDMSAAEIDSALRDT; encoded by the coding sequence GTGACGCAGCACCACCCGACCGCGGACGAGCTGCTCCGCTCGGTCACCGACACATTCGGCTCGGAGGCAGCGCCGAGCGACGACGACAGCCTCATCGCCTGGGGACTGGACTCGATCACCCTGATGAAGATCGCGGGCGGCTGGCGTAAGCAAGGCGTCCGGGTCAGCTTCGCCGAACTGGCCAAGGAACCGACCCTGCGCGCCTGGCGAGAGCTGCTGGCGGCCCACGTCCCGGCCGCGGCGCAGCCCGCAGAGCGGACACCGGCCCTGCCGCCCCCCGCCCCCGAACCCCGCGAGCCCTTCCCGCTGGCCGTCATGCAGCACGCCTACTGGATCGGCCGAGGCGACGAGACCACCCTCGGTTCCGTCGCCGCTCACCTCTACGTCGAGTTCGACGGCTCGGGCGTCGACCCCGAACGGCTGGCCGCGGCCGTACGAGCCCTGGCGGCCCGCCACGGCATGCTCCGCGCCCGCTTCACCGACGACGGCCGCCAGCAGATCCTGCCCGAACTCGCGCCGCCCGCGACCGTCGTCAACGACCTGCGCACCCTGGACGCGGACGCGGCGACGGCCGCACTGGAGGACGTCCGGCACTCCGCCTCGCACGCCCGCCTGGACGTCGCGGCCGGCGAGGTGTTCTCCGTGCAGCTCTCGCTGCTGCCCGACGGGGCGAGCCGACTGCACGTCGACGTCGACATGCTCGCCGCCGACGCCCTCAGCTACCGCGTGCTGCTCTCCGACCTCGCCAAGCTCTACGAGAGCCCCGCCGCATCGCTCCCCCCGATCCGCACCAGCTACCCGGAGTACCTCGCGGAGCGCACGGACGTACGGCGGCTGAGCCGGGAGCAGGCACAGCAGTGGTGGCAGCGGCGGATCCCCGAGCTGCCGAGCGCACCCGAACTCCCGCTGGTGCCCGAGCCGGAGCGCACCGACCCGACCCGGGTGACCCGCCGGCATCACTGGCTGCCGCCGGAGGAGAAGCGACGGCTGACCGCGCGTGCCCACCAGCACGGGCTGACCCCGGCCATGGCGGTGGCGACCGCCTTCTCGGAAGTCCTGGCCGCCTGGAGCGGACAGCCGCGCTTCCTGCTGAACGTGCCGATGTTCGACCGCAGGGGCTCCCACCCCGACGTCGACCTGCTCGTCGGCGACTTCACCAGCTCGGTGCTGCTCGACGTCGACCTGGTCGAGCCGGGCTCGTTCACCGAGCACGCGCGGCGCCTGCAGGACCGCATGCACACCGACGCGGCCCATTCCGACTACTCCGGCGTCGAGGTCCTGCGGGACCTGTCCCGGCAGAACGGCGAACAGGTCCTGGCGCCCGTGGTGTTCACGAGTGCGCTCAATCTCGGTGAGCTCTTCGACTCGGGCGTACGGAAGTCCTTCGGCAAGCCCGTCTGGATCATCTCCCAGGGGCCGCAGGTACTCCTCGACGCCCAGGTGACCGAGGTCGACGCCGGCCTGCTAGTCAACTGGGACGTCCGTGAGGACGCCTTCCCGGCCGGCATGGTCGACGCGATGTTCGCCGCGTTCCACGGCCTCGTCACCCGGCTCGGCACCGACGACACGGTCTGGGAGCAGCCGCTGCCGGCCCTGCTGCCTGCCGAGCAGTCGGCGGTCCGCGCCAAGGTGAACGCCACCGAGGGGCCGCGTACCCACCGGCTGCTGCACCAGGGCTTCTTCGAGCGGGCGGCCGAACAGCCGGACGCTCCCGCCCTGCTGTGGGCCTCCGAAGGCGCCCTTTCCTACGGCGAGTTGGCGGACCGTGCGCTTCGTACGGCCGGCGCGCTGGTGGAGCGGGGCGTGCGCGCCGGCGACACGGTCGCGGTCAGCCTCCCCAAGGGCCCCGACCAGCTCACCGCCGTGCTGGGCGTGCTGGCCGCCGGCGCCGCCTATGTGCCGGTCGGCGTCGAGCAGCCTGCGGCCCGCCGCGACCGTATCCGCACAACGGCCGGGTTCCGCGTGGCGCTGACCGACGGACGCCCCCGCGAAGGCCTCGATGCCGTGCCGCTCGCCGAGGCGGTGCGCTCGGCGCCCCTGACCGAACCCGTGCCGGTCGACGAAGAGCAGCCCGCCTACGTGCTCTTCACCTCGGGCTCGACCGGCGAGCCCAAGGGCGTGGAAGTGCCGCACCGTGCGGCCATGAACACCATCGACGACCTCAACGACCGCTTCGGCGTGGGCACGTCGGACCGCTGTCTCGCCCTGTCCGCCCTGGACTTCGACCTTTCCGTGTACGACATTTTCGGGCTGCTGAGCGCGGGCGGCGCGGTTGTCCTCGTGGACGACGGTGACCGGCGTGAGGCGAGCCAGTGGGCCGACCTGGTGCGCACGCACGTAGTGACCGTCCTCAACTGCGTCCCCTCACTCCTCGACATGCTCCTCCTCGCCACCGCACCCGGTGAACTCACCGGCCTGCGCGTCGTGTTGCTCGGCGGCGACTGGGTCGGCACCGACCTGCCGGGGCGGCTGGCCGAACGGGCGCCGGGCTGCCGGTTCACGGGACTGGGCGGGACGACGGAGACCGCCATCCACTCCACTGTCTGTGAGGTGACGGTCCCTCAAGTCCCGTCGCACTGGCGGGCGGTGCCGTACGGCACACCGCTGCGCAACGTGCGCTGCCGGGTCGTCGACGTACACGGACGGGACTGCCCGGACTGGGTGCCGGGGGAGCTGTGGATCGGCGGGGAGGGGGTGGCGCTCGGTTATCGGGCCGATCCGTCCCGTACGGCCGAGAAGTTCACCGAGGCGGACGGGCTGCGCTGGTATCGCACCGGTGACCTCGCGCGGTACTGGCCGGACGGCACCCTGGAGTTCCTCGGCCGCCGGGACCACCAGGTCAAGGTGCGCGGGTTCCGTATCGAACTGGGCGAGGTGGAGGCGGCGCTCGCCGGTCACCCCGCCGTACGGCGCGCCGTCGCCGGGCTGACCCGGGGCCAGGGCGTCCAGCTTGCCGCAGCCGTCGCCGCCGACGCGGGGACGGCCGAGGAAGAGTTGCGGGAGTGGGCGCGCTCCGTGCTGCCGCCGCACATGGTCCCGGCCCGGATCGCCGTGGCCGAGGAACTGCCCCTCACCTCCAACGGCAAGCTCGACCGGCGCGCCGTACAGGAGCTGTGGCAGGTGGCGGACACGGACACCCACCGGGCACCCGGCACCGCCCTGGAGACGGTCGTGGCCCGCGTCTGGCAGGACGTCCTCGGCGTCGAACGCGTCGGCCTCGACGACGGATTCTTCGCCCTCGGCGGCGACTCGGTGCTGGCCACCGTGATCGTCGGCCGGCTGCGCGAGGCGCTGGACACCTCGGAGGTGACCGTACGCTCGCTGTTCGCGACCCTCACGGCCGGCGGTATGGCCAAGCGACTCTCTGCCGAGGAGGAGACGCCGGGGCGGCTGGAACAGGTCGCCGCGATCCATCTGGAGATCGAGGACATGTCGGCGGCGGAGATCGACTCCGCACTGCGCGACACATGA
- a CDS encoding lysine N(6)-hydroxylase/L-ornithine N(5)-oxygenase family protein, whose translation MKSPLTGSDTIHDVLGIGFGPSNLALAIAIDEHNANLPADRRTNALFLERQPRFGWHRGMLIDDATMQVSFLKDLVTLRDPASDFSFLCFLRERGRLIDFLNQKTLFPLRVEFHEYFEWAAERVRHLVAYDHVVTAIDPVRDDTGTVTHFEVVCRDPERPGRHVTYRARDISVAVGLEPHVPPGVDLSERVWHNSELLPRVAELAASGEPVRRVVVLGAGQSAAETVDYLHRSFPEAEVCAVFAKYGYTPADDSPFANRIFDPEAVDVYFVAPSEVKQSLFDYHRSTNYSVVDMELIESLYATAYQEKVNGRERLRFLNVSRIRGVRERGDAGLDVAVEFLPTGEKQLLQADVLVHATGYRPRDLTALLGEAAKVCLRDDGDALRVSRDHRVETAPDVTAGIYLQGGTEHTHGLTSTLLSTTAIRAGEIHRSLLARRPASV comes from the coding sequence GTGAAGTCACCGCTCACGGGATCGGACACCATCCACGACGTCCTCGGAATCGGCTTCGGGCCGTCAAATCTCGCCCTGGCCATAGCGATTGACGAACACAACGCGAACCTTCCGGCCGACCGTCGGACCAACGCCCTCTTCCTGGAGCGCCAGCCACGTTTCGGCTGGCACCGGGGCATGCTCATCGACGACGCCACCATGCAGGTGTCGTTTCTCAAGGACCTTGTGACGCTGCGCGATCCAGCCAGCGACTTCAGCTTCCTGTGCTTTCTGCGCGAACGCGGCCGGCTGATCGACTTCCTGAACCAGAAGACGCTCTTCCCGCTCCGCGTCGAGTTCCACGAGTACTTCGAGTGGGCCGCCGAGCGGGTGCGGCACCTCGTGGCGTACGACCACGTGGTGACCGCCATCGACCCCGTGCGCGACGACACGGGCACGGTCACGCACTTCGAGGTCGTCTGCCGCGACCCGGAGCGGCCCGGCCGTCATGTGACGTACCGCGCCCGGGACATCAGTGTCGCGGTCGGCCTGGAACCGCATGTGCCGCCCGGCGTCGACCTCTCCGAACGCGTCTGGCACAACAGCGAGTTACTGCCCCGCGTGGCCGAACTCGCCGCCTCCGGTGAGCCGGTGCGTCGCGTGGTCGTGCTCGGTGCGGGGCAGAGTGCCGCCGAGACCGTCGACTATCTGCACCGCTCCTTCCCGGAGGCGGAGGTCTGCGCGGTGTTCGCCAAGTACGGCTACACCCCTGCCGACGACAGCCCGTTCGCCAACCGCATCTTCGACCCGGAGGCCGTGGACGTGTACTTCGTCGCGCCCTCCGAGGTCAAACAGTCCCTCTTCGACTATCACCGCTCCACCAACTACTCCGTCGTCGACATGGAGTTGATCGAGTCCCTGTACGCCACCGCGTACCAGGAGAAGGTCAACGGCCGGGAACGGCTGCGCTTCCTCAACGTCTCCCGCATCCGCGGCGTCCGCGAGCGCGGTGACGCAGGGCTCGACGTGGCGGTGGAGTTCCTGCCGACCGGGGAGAAGCAGCTCCTCCAGGCCGATGTGCTCGTGCACGCCACCGGCTACCGGCCCCGCGACCTCACCGCCCTGCTCGGGGAGGCGGCGAAGGTCTGTCTGCGGGACGACGGGGACGCGCTCCGGGTCTCGCGCGACCACCGTGTGGAGACCGCGCCCGATGTCACCGCCGGGATCTACCTCCAGGGCGGCACCGAGCACACCCACGGACTCACCTCGACCCTGCTGTCGACCACCGCGATCCGCGCGGGGGAGATCCACCGGTCCCTGCTGGCCCGCCGCCCGGCGTCCGTCTGA
- a CDS encoding methionyl-tRNA formyltransferase yields the protein MRVAMFGYQTWGHRTLQALLDSDHEVVLVVTHPKSDHAYEKIWGDSVAELAEKHDVPVLLRNRPDDPELLAAVREARPDILVANNWRTWLPPEIFDLPPHGTLNVHDSLLPAYAGFSPIIWALINGEERVGVTAHRMNADLDAGDILVQRSVVVGPTDTATDLFRRTVDLIAPIVRESLDLIDSGRAASHWQTQDRRRASFFHKRSLEDSRIDWSWPAERLERLVRAQSDPYPNAYTFHRGRRIGIVSAAVSEGRYGGTPGRIFIREGDGVVIVAGADAHSGRHPGLVIRRLRTEDGTEHAATDYFRTMGGYLTAQP from the coding sequence ATGCGCGTCGCCATGTTCGGCTATCAGACCTGGGGCCACCGCACACTCCAGGCCTTGCTGGACTCCGACCACGAGGTCGTCCTCGTGGTCACCCACCCCAAGAGCGACCACGCCTACGAGAAGATCTGGGGCGACTCCGTCGCCGAACTGGCCGAGAAGCACGACGTCCCCGTCCTTCTGCGCAACCGACCCGACGACCCCGAACTCCTCGCCGCGGTACGCGAGGCCAGGCCCGACATCCTCGTCGCCAACAACTGGCGCACCTGGCTGCCGCCGGAGATCTTCGACCTCCCCCCGCACGGCACGCTCAACGTCCACGACTCACTGCTGCCGGCCTACGCCGGCTTCTCCCCCATCATCTGGGCGCTCATCAACGGCGAGGAGCGCGTCGGCGTCACCGCGCACCGCATGAACGCCGACCTCGACGCCGGTGACATCCTCGTGCAGCGCTCGGTGGTGGTCGGACCGACCGACACCGCAACGGACCTGTTCCGCCGCACAGTTGACCTGATCGCCCCCATCGTGCGCGAGTCGCTCGACCTCATAGACTCCGGCAGGGCCGCCTCGCACTGGCAGACCCAGGACCGCCGCCGCGCGAGCTTCTTCCACAAGCGGTCCCTGGAGGACAGCCGCATCGACTGGAGCTGGCCTGCGGAGCGCCTGGAGCGCCTCGTACGGGCCCAGTCGGACCCGTACCCGAACGCGTACACGTTCCATCGCGGCCGGCGGATCGGGATCGTCTCGGCCGCCGTCTCCGAGGGCCGCTACGGCGGCACACCCGGGCGCATCTTCATCCGCGAGGGCGACGGCGTGGTCATCGTGGCCGGCGCGGACGCCCACAGCGGCCGCCACCCGGGGCTGGTCATCCGGCGACTGCGCACCGAGGACGGCACGGAGCACGCGGCAACCGACTACTTCCGCACCATGGGTGGCTATCTCACCGCTCAGCCGTGA